CCCAGGGCAGGGCGATCTTCGAGATGCGGCGGCGGTTGCGCATCGGCGCCACTCTCAACGTGTATGCCCGGCTGAACGGGACCTTCGAGGGCGCGCGCATGGCCGTCAGCGGCGGTCCCACGCTCATCCAGGGCGGCGCCGTGAGGGTGACCGCCCGCGAGGAGCGCTTCGGGCCGGAAATCGCCAGGGGCCGGGCGGCCCGTACCGCGATCTGCTCGCTGGGCGGCAAGGACATCGCGCTGATCACGGTGGACGGCCGGCCGCGCAACGGCGCGGCCAAGCGCAAGGTGTACGGCGTGGCGGCCGGCTTGCCGCATTCAGTCGGTATGACGCTGTACGAACTCGCCCGCTTCATGCAGGAGATCGGGTGCCGCGACGGGATCAACCTGGATGGCGGCGGTTCCACGGCGATGGTGGTGGGGCAAAGGGTCGTGAACGTGCCCGCCGACGGGTTCGAGCGACCCGTCCAGAACGCCCTCCTGGTGTTCTGATGAGCCAAATCGCTTAGGCCGCCTTGCGCATCAGCCGCGGGTCACTGCCGCGCTAGACTCGGCATGACCCACCATCTGGAGGTACGGCCCATGCGAGTAATCACCGGAGTCTTCATCGCGGTCTCGACGTCGGCCCTCATGGCCCTGCCGGCGGCCGCATCCACGTTGCCGGGCGCGGACGAGCGCCAGGGCACGGTTTTCGGGACGGGAGTGGGCCCGGGATTCGGCGTATCGGTAGACGGCGCCATATCCGGGGACACGCGCCTGGGCGTCGCGCTCGGCATGGCGATGCCGTTCGGCGTGATCCCGAACTACGACCTGCGGCTGGCCCACTGGATCCGAACCGGCACGCCCCGCTTCGACCTGACGCTGGTGGCCGGGGCCTTCGGAATGGGCGCCACGCTTCCGCTGGGAGCGGAGTTCGGGGCCGGCCTCGCCTACGAACTCGTGCCGCGCCTCACGGGCCGCCTGAACATCCTGATCGGGACCAACTTCGTGTCGCGGGTCATGTACGGGCCGAGTTCGGGCTTCGAACTGGGCTTCGCATTCACGCCGCGGCTCGAGGGGACGATCGGCTACAACGCCCGTGGCGAGGTGCTGGGCCTCCGCGTCAGAATCTAGCCGAGTGTCGTAATTGTGCTAGAGTGGCCCAGATGGCCGCTCTGGACCGCTTGCTCGCGGCGCTTTCGCGCCACGAATCCGTCATCGTCGCCCTGTCGGGCGGCGTGGACAGCGCCACCGTGGCCGCGGCGGCATTTCGGGCGCTCGGCTCCCGGGCGCTGGCCGTCACCAGCGGTTCGGCATCGGTCTCGGCCGAGGAACTCGCGCACGCAAGCCGGGTGGCTGCCGAGATCGGCATCGCCCATCGGGTCGTCCAGACGCGGGAAATCGACGATCCCGGCTACGTGGCAAACGGCGCCGACCGCTGCTACCACTGCAAGACGGCCCTGTACGGCGACCTGGCGAAGATCGCCCGGGCGGAAGGCTACGCGGCCATCTGCAACGGTACCAATTGCGACGACCTGGGCGACCATCGGCCGGGCCTGCGGGCGGCCGACGAGCACCTGGTGGCCAGTCCCCTGGTCGAGGCGGGCCTCGGCAAGCCGGAAGTGCGCGAGATCGCCCGCGCCCTCGGTCTGTCCATCTGGGACAAGCC
The Candidatus Tanganyikabacteria bacterium DNA segment above includes these coding regions:
- the larE gene encoding ATP-dependent sacrificial sulfur transferase LarE translates to MAALDRLLAALSRHESVIVALSGGVDSATVAAAAFRALGSRALAVTSGSASVSAEELAHASRVAAEIGIAHRVVQTREIDDPGYVANGADRCYHCKTALYGDLAKIARAEGYAAICNGTNCDDLGDHRPGLRAADEHLVASPLVEAGLGKPEVREIARALGLSIWDKPANACLASRLPHGTFVTLGRLDQVGRAEEAVSALGFRGHRVRHHGEVGRLEVPADQLARALEMRADLSAALKDAGYRYAVLDLDGYRQGSLNPVSEAKWTRSG